In the genome of Bacillota bacterium, one region contains:
- the lgt gene encoding prolipoprotein diacylglyceryl transferase: MFKILLNYLEPTYHLGPITLHLFGTFLALGILIGLLPAKRLSLEKGINSDYFYGTVIASIIGGIVGARLLSVALNPASYLDNPLSVFALNQGGLAYFGGLAGGALAAFIYTRKYRINLWIMADIIAPALALGEAIGRLGCDVYGYASTQAPFPRIVNGIAYHNIPLYNSLATLGIFVVLWYLRDKVSRGQLFLLYLLMYGVSRTFIDYFRGDQVFISLFNSAQLGSLGIAVLALVLFYSRFNPTQIWRKNQ; encoded by the coding sequence GTGTTTAAAATTCTTCTAAACTATCTTGAACCAACATACCATCTGGGACCTATTACCTTGCACCTCTTCGGAACCTTTTTAGCCCTGGGCATATTAATAGGGCTCCTGCCGGCAAAACGCCTGTCTTTGGAAAAAGGAATAAATAGTGATTATTTTTATGGAACAGTAATTGCCTCTATCATTGGCGGCATTGTCGGAGCACGACTTTTGTCCGTTGCCCTCAACCCGGCTTCTTATCTGGATAATCCACTATCCGTATTCGCCCTGAACCAGGGGGGATTAGCATATTTTGGAGGGCTGGCCGGGGGAGCTCTGGCTGCTTTTATTTATACCAGGAAATACCGGATCAACTTATGGATTATGGCGGATATTATCGCTCCAGCCCTGGCGTTGGGTGAGGCAATAGGTCGCCTGGGATGCGATGTTTACGGTTATGCTTCCACCCAGGCGCCGTTTCCCAGGATCGTAAACGGCATTGCCTATCACAATATTCCACTTTATAATTCTCTGGCCACTTTGGGCATATTTGTTGTCCTCTGGTATTTGCGTGACAAAGTATCCCGCGGACAACTGTTTTTGCTCTACCTATTGATGTACGGGGTAAGCAGAACTTTTATCGACTATTTTCGCGGCGATCAAGTATTTATTTCGCTTTTCAATTCAGCTCAACTTGGGAGCCTGGGCATAGCAGTATTAGCCCTCGTCCTGTTTTATAGCAGGTTTAATCCCACCCAAATCTGGAGGAAAAATCAATGA